The following proteins come from a genomic window of Gynuella sunshinyii YC6258:
- the lpdA gene encoding dihydrolipoyl dehydrogenase encodes MQQIHTRLAVIGSGPGGYSAAFRAADLGMEVTLIEKHDQLGGVCLNVGCIPSKALLHVAEQFNHLPLLRQWGITSTVTSPDLNAIREHKNTIVKTMSQNIAIMARQRRVNVITGEATFIDDHHLQITQKDKQVRLGFDHVIIAVGSRPNMPDFLPHDARIMDSTAALHLTEIPDRMLVVGGGIIGLELGTVYQALGTQITLIEFTDQLIPAADKDLVNLFQRSNKGRFNIRLNTRLTAVSAHPGGVTTTLLGADDQSDQMDFDALLIAIGRTPNGHRIGAEFAGVFVDQRGFIPVNDQLQTNVPHIYAIGDVTGNPMLAHRASHQAHTAAEVIAGHKTYFTPVAIPSIAYTQPEIAWTGKTEKDLKSAAIPYKVATFPWSALGRSHASQHPAGKTKLLYHPSTGQLLGAGVVGQHAGELIGELTLALEFGANIEDIGLTIHAHPTLHESIGLAAEAGLGTITDLFQPR; translated from the coding sequence ATGCAACAGATTCATACTCGTCTTGCCGTTATTGGCAGTGGACCAGGCGGATATTCTGCGGCCTTCCGTGCAGCCGATCTCGGAATGGAAGTGACACTAATTGAAAAGCACGACCAACTCGGTGGCGTGTGTCTGAATGTCGGCTGCATCCCATCAAAGGCTCTGCTTCACGTTGCCGAACAGTTCAATCACTTACCGTTGCTGAGACAATGGGGAATTACATCAACCGTTACTTCTCCTGACCTCAACGCTATCCGGGAACACAAAAACACTATTGTGAAGACCATGAGTCAAAACATCGCAATCATGGCCAGACAACGCAGAGTCAATGTGATAACCGGAGAGGCAACCTTTATTGACGATCATCATTTGCAGATCACTCAAAAAGACAAGCAGGTCAGACTAGGTTTTGATCACGTTATCATCGCGGTTGGTTCTCGCCCTAACATGCCTGATTTCCTGCCTCATGACGCCAGAATTATGGATTCGACAGCCGCCCTGCATCTGACAGAAATTCCGGACAGGATGTTAGTAGTCGGCGGCGGGATCATCGGCCTGGAATTAGGCACCGTATACCAGGCGCTGGGTACTCAAATCACTCTTATTGAATTTACTGATCAATTGATTCCCGCTGCAGACAAAGATCTGGTCAATCTGTTTCAACGCAGTAATAAGGGGCGCTTTAACATCAGACTTAATACCCGACTGACAGCGGTCTCAGCCCATCCCGGAGGAGTGACAACAACACTGCTCGGTGCAGATGATCAATCGGATCAAATGGATTTTGATGCTTTGCTGATTGCTATTGGCAGAACACCAAACGGCCACAGGATTGGAGCTGAGTTTGCGGGAGTATTCGTGGATCAGCGGGGGTTTATACCCGTGAATGATCAATTACAAACAAATGTGCCACATATATATGCCATTGGTGACGTAACCGGAAACCCTATGCTGGCACACCGGGCGTCACATCAAGCCCATACTGCAGCGGAAGTGATTGCAGGCCATAAGACCTACTTTACTCCGGTGGCCATTCCCAGCATCGCCTATACTCAACCGGAAATTGCCTGGACGGGTAAAACTGAAAAGGATCTCAAGTCAGCAGCTATTCCATATAAGGTCGCCACTTTTCCGTGGAGCGCTCTGGGACGCTCACATGCCAGTCAACACCCCGCCGGGAAAACCAAGTTGCTCTATCATCCCAGCACCGGCCAATTATTGGGAGCCGGGGTCGTGGGTCAGCATGCTGGTGAGCTTATCGGTGAACTGACACTGGCCCTGGAATTCGGTGCCAATATCGAAGATATCGGGTTAACCATTCATGCTCATCCAACCCTGCACGAATCCATTGGGCTGGCAGCAGAGGCAGGGCTGGGGACGATCACCGATTTGTTTCAACCGCGATAA
- the ilvN gene encoding acetolactate synthase small subunit produces MRRIISVLMENESGALARVVGLFAQRGYNIDSLTVAPTEDPTLSRMTLVTVGSDRVIEQITKQLNKLIEVVKLVDLTEGTHVEREMLLIKVRATGPNREEVKRTCDIFRGQIIDVTPNAYTIQLTGTSDKLDAFIESVSSAATIMEVARSGVTGIARGEKVLAL; encoded by the coding sequence ATGCGTAGAATCATTTCAGTATTGATGGAAAACGAATCTGGTGCGCTTGCCCGGGTTGTCGGATTATTTGCCCAGCGCGGTTACAATATTGATTCTCTGACTGTTGCGCCAACTGAGGATCCAACCTTGTCCCGGATGACTCTTGTGACGGTTGGCAGCGACCGGGTTATTGAACAGATCACCAAGCAGTTGAATAAGCTGATTGAGGTCGTCAAGCTGGTTGACCTGACAGAAGGAACTCATGTTGAACGCGAGATGTTGCTGATTAAGGTTCGTGCGACTGGACCTAATCGTGAAGAAGTCAAGCGGACCTGCGATATTTTCAGGGGTCAGATTATCGATGTTACGCCCAATGCTTATACCATCCAGTTGACGGGAACATCTGACAAACTGGATGCCTTTATTGAGTCTGTTTCTTCCGCCGCAACGATTATGGAAGTGGCTCGTTCCGGGGTGACTGGAATTGCCAGAGGGGAGAAAGTGCTGGCGCTATAA
- a CDS encoding acetolactate synthase 3 large subunit — MSDSPNQPEMLSGGEMIMRALKEEGVEYIYGYPGGAVLHIYDAIHQQKDIRHVLVRHEQAATHMADAYARATGKAGVVLLTSGPGATNGITGIATAFTDSIPMVVITGQVMSWLIGDDAFQETDMLGISRPVVKHSMTVRDPRDIPSIIKKAFYIAQSGRPGPVVVDVPKDMTTPNEKFPFEYPDKIKLRSYSPVQRGHSGQIKKAVQAMMQSRRPVIYAGGGVILGRASEELTALAKMLNFPVTNTLMGLGGYPGTDRQFVGMLGMHGSYEANLTMHNSDLILAIGARFDDRVTNATKKFCPDAQIIHIDIDPSSISKNVAAHIPIVGPVKSVLKEMIEQVKASKEQPDMEALADWWKRIDDWRERHGGRYLTDDSDKMKPQWVIETLWKVTNGDAFITSDVGQHQMFAAQYYKFNKPNRWINSGGLGTMGFGFPAAMGVKLSFPDDDVVCVTGEGSIQMNIQELSTCKQYGLPVKILNLNNGYLGMVKQWQDLNYESRYSNSYLDSLPDFVKLAEAYGHVGMRIDRKEDLEPALREALSIKDRLVFLDVIVDPKEHVYPMQVPNGAMCDMLLSKTERT; from the coding sequence ATGTCGGACTCTCCCAATCAGCCGGAAATGTTATCTGGCGGTGAAATGATCATGCGTGCCCTGAAGGAAGAAGGCGTAGAGTATATTTACGGCTATCCCGGCGGTGCAGTGCTCCATATTTACGACGCAATTCATCAGCAGAAAGATATTCGCCACGTACTGGTACGCCACGAACAGGCTGCTACTCACATGGCGGATGCTTATGCTCGTGCAACTGGCAAAGCCGGGGTGGTACTGCTGACTTCCGGTCCCGGTGCAACCAATGGTATTACGGGTATTGCCACAGCATTTACAGACTCTATCCCCATGGTAGTGATTACTGGTCAGGTTATGAGCTGGCTGATCGGTGATGATGCCTTCCAGGAAACGGATATGCTGGGTATTTCCCGTCCGGTGGTCAAACACAGCATGACCGTGCGTGATCCCCGTGATATTCCTTCGATCATTAAAAAAGCTTTTTACATTGCTCAAAGCGGCCGTCCCGGACCGGTTGTGGTCGATGTTCCCAAAGACATGACCACGCCCAACGAGAAGTTTCCATTCGAATATCCGGATAAGATCAAGCTGCGCTCCTATAGCCCGGTTCAGCGTGGACACAGTGGTCAGATTAAAAAAGCCGTTCAGGCAATGATGCAATCCAGACGCCCGGTCATTTATGCCGGTGGTGGCGTTATTCTGGGGCGGGCCTCTGAAGAATTAACGGCACTGGCAAAAATGTTGAATTTCCCGGTCACCAATACGTTAATGGGGTTGGGAGGATATCCCGGAACCGACCGTCAGTTTGTTGGTATGTTGGGTATGCATGGTAGTTATGAAGCCAACCTTACCATGCATAATTCTGATTTGATTCTGGCTATTGGGGCGCGATTTGATGATCGGGTAACCAATGCCACCAAGAAGTTCTGTCCGGATGCACAGATTATTCATATCGATATCGACCCTTCGTCAATCTCTAAAAATGTTGCCGCACATATTCCGATTGTCGGACCGGTTAAGTCTGTACTCAAGGAAATGATCGAACAGGTCAAAGCCAGTAAAGAACAGCCGGATATGGAGGCACTGGCAGATTGGTGGAAACGTATCGATGATTGGAGGGAGCGTCATGGAGGTCGTTATCTCACAGATGATTCCGACAAGATGAAACCCCAGTGGGTGATCGAAACACTTTGGAAGGTGACCAATGGCGATGCTTTTATCACTTCCGATGTGGGTCAGCACCAGATGTTTGCCGCCCAATATTACAAGTTCAATAAACCTAATCGTTGGATTAACTCCGGAGGCCTGGGAACAATGGGATTTGGTTTCCCGGCAGCGATGGGGGTGAAGCTCAGTTTCCCGGATGACGATGTGGTATGTGTGACCGGTGAAGGTTCAATACAGATGAACATTCAGGAGCTATCGACCTGTAAGCAATACGGGCTGCCTGTCAAGATTCTTAATCTGAATAATGGTTATCTGGGTATGGTTAAGCAGTGGCAGGATCTCAATTACGAATCCCGTTACTCGAACTCCTATCTCGACTCATTACCCGATTTTGTCAAATTGGCAGAAGCATACGGCCATGTTGGGATGAGAATTGATCGAAAAGAAGATTTGGAACCGGCGCTGCGCGAAGCTCTGAGTATTAAAGATCGTCTGGTTTTCCTCGATGTAATTGTTGACCCCAAAGAGCATGTATATCCAATGCAGGTGCCGAATGGTGCCATGTGTGACATGTTGTTGAGCAAAACGGAGAGGACTTGA
- the ilvC gene encoding ketol-acid reductoisomerase — translation MSNYFNTLNLRQQLAQLGVCRFMDKSEFASECDYLKGKKVVIVGCGAQGLNQGLNMRDSGLDVSYALRKEAIAEKRQSWKNATDNGFTVGSYEDLIPQADLVVNLTPDKQHSNVVETVMPLMKQGSALGYSHGFNIVEVGQQIRSDITVVMVAPKCPGTEVREEYKRGFGVPTLIAVHPENDPNEDGLEIAKAWAAATGGHRAGVLESSFVAEVKSDLMGEQTILCGMLQAGSLLCYDKMVADGIEAGYAGKLVQYGWEVITEALKLGGITNMMDRLDNPAKIKAFQLSEMLKDQMETLFQKHQDDIISGEFSSTMMADWANNDANLLKWRAETGESAFENYPEIDVKITEQEFFDKGILMVAMVKAGVELAFETMVSAGIIEESAYYESLHELPLIANTIARKRLYEMNVVISDTAEYGNYLFANAAVPMLRDFVNGLSTEVIGKGMNNSSNGVDNLELVQVNEAIRNHPIEWIGQELRGYMTDMKKIVEI, via the coding sequence ATGTCTAACTATTTCAACACTCTTAATCTTCGTCAACAGCTGGCACAGCTGGGTGTCTGCCGCTTTATGGACAAATCCGAATTCGCCTCAGAATGCGATTACCTTAAAGGAAAAAAAGTTGTCATCGTCGGCTGTGGTGCTCAAGGTCTGAACCAAGGTCTCAATATGCGCGATTCCGGTCTGGATGTGTCTTATGCTCTGCGCAAAGAAGCTATCGCAGAAAAACGTCAGAGCTGGAAAAATGCTACTGATAACGGTTTCACTGTTGGTTCATACGAAGATCTGATTCCTCAAGCGGACTTGGTCGTTAACCTGACTCCAGATAAACAACACAGTAATGTGGTCGAAACAGTTATGCCTTTGATGAAACAGGGTTCAGCTCTGGGTTATTCACATGGTTTCAATATCGTCGAGGTCGGCCAACAGATTCGTTCGGACATTACCGTGGTCATGGTTGCGCCAAAATGCCCTGGCACCGAAGTTCGTGAAGAATACAAACGAGGCTTCGGAGTTCCTACATTGATTGCTGTACACCCCGAAAATGATCCCAATGAAGATGGCCTTGAAATTGCCAAAGCCTGGGCGGCAGCAACCGGTGGTCATCGCGCAGGTGTTCTTGAAAGTTCATTCGTTGCCGAGGTCAAATCTGACCTTATGGGCGAACAGACTATTTTATGTGGCATGCTGCAGGCGGGTTCGTTGCTGTGCTATGACAAAATGGTCGCTGATGGAATCGAAGCCGGATATGCCGGAAAATTGGTGCAATACGGTTGGGAAGTTATTACTGAAGCACTAAAACTGGGCGGTATTACCAATATGATGGATCGTCTTGATAATCCAGCAAAAATCAAAGCTTTCCAGTTAAGTGAAATGCTTAAAGATCAAATGGAAACGTTGTTTCAAAAACATCAGGACGACATTATCAGTGGTGAGTTTTCAAGCACAATGATGGCAGACTGGGCCAATAACGATGCCAACCTTCTTAAATGGCGCGCCGAAACCGGAGAATCTGCATTTGAGAACTATCCGGAGATAGACGTCAAAATCACCGAGCAAGAGTTTTTTGACAAAGGTATCCTTATGGTTGCTATGGTTAAGGCTGGTGTTGAGTTGGCTTTCGAAACCATGGTATCCGCTGGAATCATAGAAGAGTCAGCCTACTATGAGTCATTGCATGAGTTGCCATTGATTGCCAATACGATCGCCCGCAAACGTCTTTATGAAATGAATGTTGTCATTTCGGATACTGCTGAGTATGGCAACTATTTATTTGCAAACGCTGCCGTTCCAATGTTGCGCGATTTTGTTAACGGGCTCAGTACTGAGGTTATTGGTAAAGGCATGAATAACAGCAGTAATGGCGTAGATAACCTGGAGCTTGTACAGGTAAATGAAGCAATCCGTAATCATCCTATTGAATGGATAGGTCAGGAATTACGTGGTTACATGACAGATATGAAGAAAATCGTTGAAATTTAG
- a CDS encoding TSUP family transporter has translation MPEFEITITIVGFMFLAALLAGWVDTLAGGGGLITIPAMMLAGVPPIAALATNKAQGFVGTLTATTVMVMKGRLKLADVWGLIIAAAIGSLSGCWLIQRVDTDWLKWLIPVLLLIVAVYFLLTPKLGKKETKAKVSELGYGLTAVPIIGFYDGALGPGTGSFFAVSGILLRGQTLLQATIRAKLFNFVTNISAMVLFAAGGRIVWMIAGAMMLGQLCGALIASHTMLNGGERLIRPLVILMCFLMSAVQLYKLLFV, from the coding sequence ATGCCTGAGTTTGAAATTACAATAACAATCGTTGGCTTTATGTTTCTGGCTGCATTATTGGCCGGTTGGGTGGATACCCTGGCCGGGGGCGGTGGATTAATTACCATTCCCGCGATGATGCTGGCAGGGGTGCCTCCAATTGCAGCGTTAGCCACCAATAAAGCCCAGGGGTTTGTTGGTACGCTGACCGCTACGACCGTTATGGTGATGAAAGGCCGTCTTAAGTTAGCCGATGTCTGGGGGCTGATCATCGCGGCGGCCATAGGTTCGTTGTCTGGATGCTGGCTTATTCAGAGAGTCGATACCGACTGGTTGAAGTGGTTGATCCCGGTGCTGCTGCTAATTGTTGCAGTTTATTTTCTGCTAACCCCCAAACTCGGCAAAAAAGAAACCAAAGCTAAAGTGTCTGAGCTCGGATATGGACTGACAGCGGTTCCAATCATCGGCTTTTATGATGGGGCTCTAGGTCCTGGAACCGGTTCTTTTTTTGCAGTTAGTGGCATCCTTTTGCGCGGACAGACGTTGTTGCAGGCGACCATTCGCGCCAAGCTGTTTAATTTTGTGACCAATATTAGTGCAATGGTGTTGTTTGCGGCTGGAGGCAGAATTGTCTGGATGATTGCTGGCGCCATGATGTTGGGGCAACTGTGTGGTGCGTTGATTGCCAGTCATACTATGCTTAATGGTGGAGAGCGACTGATTCGGCCTCTGGTAATTTTAATGTGTTTTCTAATGTCAGCCGTTCAATTGTATAAATTGTTGTTTGTTTGA
- a CDS encoding OmpA/MotB family protein has translation MVAEQENRPSNGLTWVTWLFVVLFFITAGTGYYFFAQQQHRIQVLQQAVEQANDKVTNLSEQLRASNLQQESLRQEAEFANRTNTTQRQQLSEFEQKLTELREERDRLETVNREQLNELNDRKRQLDLALSNVTSANRKVEEYQQQLAALQNNLTGTQQRLQALSGELTAKQASLMELSSIEDQYHAAREQLALQQAQNEDYTATISQLEDQLKREGKAMDQLEQKLNRISDEKETLVSKLRDGTTVIKLPEKILFASGSADLNAKGEKTLRLVAEALSSFPDHMISIQGHTDGRAITSRLRDHYPSNWELSSARASAAVRVLLDAGLDKSRLQAVGYADTRPLVDEKNDDDRANNRRIEIYLVPVPVNTRELVNTKDD, from the coding sequence ATGGTCGCTGAACAGGAAAACAGGCCCTCTAATGGGCTTACGTGGGTTACATGGTTGTTTGTGGTGTTGTTCTTCATCACTGCTGGCACCGGTTACTATTTTTTTGCCCAGCAGCAACACCGTATTCAGGTTTTGCAACAGGCCGTCGAGCAGGCAAATGACAAAGTGACCAATTTGTCTGAACAACTACGGGCTTCCAATCTCCAGCAGGAAAGTCTGCGTCAGGAAGCTGAGTTTGCCAACCGGACCAATACTACCCAGAGACAACAGCTATCGGAGTTTGAGCAGAAACTGACCGAGTTACGTGAGGAACGGGATCGCCTGGAAACCGTGAATCGTGAGCAACTAAATGAGTTGAATGATCGCAAACGGCAGCTTGATCTGGCTCTAAGCAATGTGACCTCTGCTAATCGCAAGGTTGAAGAATATCAGCAACAGTTGGCCGCATTGCAAAATAACCTAACCGGTACCCAACAGAGACTGCAGGCATTGTCTGGTGAACTGACGGCCAAACAGGCATCGCTGATGGAATTGTCGAGTATCGAAGACCAATACCACGCTGCGCGGGAGCAACTGGCACTGCAACAGGCACAAAATGAAGACTACACTGCCACTATCTCTCAGCTGGAGGACCAGCTTAAACGGGAAGGAAAGGCAATGGATCAATTGGAGCAAAAGCTCAACCGCATCAGTGACGAAAAAGAGACTTTGGTCAGTAAATTACGCGATGGGACCACAGTCATAAAATTACCCGAAAAAATACTCTTTGCGTCAGGATCAGCAGACTTAAATGCAAAAGGAGAGAAAACGTTGCGTCTGGTGGCTGAAGCGCTAAGCAGTTTCCCGGATCATATGATCAGTATTCAGGGACATACGGATGGACGAGCGATCACTTCCAGATTGCGGGATCATTATCCCTCCAATTGGGAACTATCATCGGCCAGGGCTTCCGCAGCGGTTCGTGTTCTGTTGGATGCGGGTCTTGATAAAAGCAGGCTTCAGGCAGTTGGTTATGCCGATACCCGCCCATTAGTGGATGAAAAAAACGATGATGATCGTGCTAACAATCGAAGAATAGAAATTTATCTGGTACCGGTTCCAGTCAATACTCGTGAACTTGTGAATACGAAAGATGATTAA
- a CDS encoding DUF1289 domain-containing protein yields MESIASPCVRNCCLDDSEVCLGCGRTLQEIKDWWNCSNSDKRLIIRRAQTRQQRRLNRPLDEEEAD; encoded by the coding sequence ATGGAGTCGATAGCATCTCCCTGTGTGCGTAATTGTTGTCTGGACGATAGTGAAGTGTGCTTAGGATGTGGTCGTACTTTGCAGGAAATTAAAGACTGGTGGAATTGCTCCAATTCAGACAAACGCTTGATTATTCGCAGAGCGCAAACAAGACAGCAGCGACGTTTGAACAGACCTCTCGATGAAGAGGAGGCTGATTGA
- a CDS encoding helix-turn-helix domain-containing protein gives MYTQYEKDYEVIIGEFLRSTRQELGFTIAQMQNLVDVSKKTWIEMEKGERNIKLHLIFWWAFSMGLSPYHYMAQTDYSKPLKLNKYKNLDQIKWCLLINRLAKKDLKQLAQMIQDVTGYSFSVPLENMYMTYAQRNTMYQYVHSQDFYDNSGSVILDHLESSGKTQVTLASELGMSERNLRRIIYGLHQCNNVYFPRFYELTGQPPLKSIKNKTHFKLRNLIEERVDLIADLFKNTSKKQLNAIYKDAQQLENDPKWMQWFS, from the coding sequence ATGTATACTCAATACGAAAAAGACTATGAAGTAATAATAGGAGAGTTCCTGCGATCAACCCGACAGGAACTTGGGTTCACAATTGCCCAGATGCAGAATCTCGTTGATGTTAGTAAAAAAACCTGGATTGAGATGGAGAAAGGAGAGCGAAACATAAAGCTTCATCTGATTTTCTGGTGGGCATTTTCAATGGGCCTGTCGCCATATCACTACATGGCACAGACCGACTACTCTAAACCACTCAAACTGAATAAATATAAAAACCTGGATCAGATAAAGTGGTGCCTGCTAATTAATCGACTTGCCAAAAAAGATCTTAAGCAACTTGCACAAATGATACAGGATGTTACCGGTTACAGTTTTTCTGTTCCCCTGGAAAATATGTATATGACATATGCTCAACGTAACACTATGTATCAATATGTTCACAGTCAGGATTTCTATGACAACTCAGGCAGTGTCATTTTGGATCACCTGGAGTCCTCCGGGAAAACTCAGGTAACCCTGGCATCAGAATTGGGGATGAGCGAACGAAATCTCAGAAGAATCATTTATGGCCTGCACCAGTGCAACAATGTCTATTTCCCGAGATTTTATGAGTTGACCGGCCAACCCCCCTTGAAGTCAATTAAGAATAAAACCCATTTCAAATTACGAAATCTAATCGAAGAAAGGGTCGATCTTATTGCAGATTTGTTTAAAAACACCAGTAAGAAACAGCTGAACGCTATTTATAAAGATGCCCAACAACTTGAAAACGATCCCAAATGGATGCAATGGTTTAGTTAA
- a CDS encoding rhomboid family intramembrane serine protease, which produces MKLFLPAKHYWLTPGIIYVNSFIFLLLVITTGKIMWFPAETLYVWGGNYGPKTINGDWWRLLSNIFLHGGLLHLVFNSIVLANIGVYLEPFLGSIRMLIVYLITGVSASMTSVLLNDPIVSVGASGAIFGLYGFFLALLTTPLFRPQIRSTFLRNTLGFVGINIAFGFVVPAVDNAAHLGGLLSGGLLGYLSYPLLRRRKV; this is translated from the coding sequence TTGAAACTATTTTTACCAGCAAAACATTACTGGCTTACACCTGGCATCATTTACGTTAATTCTTTTATCTTTCTTTTACTGGTAATTACAACAGGGAAGATAATGTGGTTTCCGGCTGAAACCTTATATGTTTGGGGTGGTAACTATGGTCCAAAAACCATCAATGGGGATTGGTGGCGGCTATTAAGCAATATTTTTTTGCATGGAGGCCTGCTTCATCTGGTATTCAATTCTATCGTATTGGCAAACATCGGCGTGTACCTGGAACCATTTCTGGGCTCGATTCGTATGTTGATTGTTTATTTGATAACCGGAGTGTCAGCAAGTATGACGAGTGTTTTGCTTAACGATCCAATTGTGAGTGTTGGAGCGTCGGGGGCTATATTTGGTTTATATGGTTTTTTCCTGGCCTTGTTGACCACTCCTTTGTTCCGTCCACAAATAAGATCGACTTTCCTGCGTAATACTTTGGGATTCGTTGGGATCAATATTGCGTTTGGCTTCGTCGTACCAGCGGTAGACAATGCAGCCCATTTGGGTGGGCTGCTAAGTGGAGGACTATTAGGTTATCTGAGTTATCCCTTGTTGCGTAGACGCAAGGTTTAA
- a CDS encoding DUF3857 domain-containing transglutaminase family protein gives MLRIFFSGFCLLLSIYLPADTINRHPVPEWVETVEVPAAERLPADQETQYLLVDEQRNFLNSHKGYAKFYHYAERPLNQDGLMNSGRVEITFYPQYQSVQLHKLTIWRNNKAMDKFASARTSLLDVEDGADSHLFSEAKQYLIILDDLRLGDTVEVAYTITGSNPVFGTHINYLTSIGWGVPVDRIYKRTLLPANHRIKTKIFGYQGNLQLHTETKGNQQTLVWQQDDVPMYSYEEDTPYDEDPYPKLEVTDFNDWKDVSDWAASLFSLDSFSPGTEWRNWHQKLSTLESDEQKILAALKMVQEQIRYVGIEVGQNSHKPHSPNETLSLSYGDCKDKTLLLVSLLRAEGIDAWPALVNTREGAALKDYLPSAKLFDHVITAVQWRGKQYFIDPTKSYQAGNTLAVLGYTGYDYHLPVKPGSDLEAMPRLQSKSSDIVVQETVTTFKYNLPTRMKVTSTYTGNEADYQRYRFSNQSHQEIAQTYLNYYDREFGGASIAEEISISDNVAENIFSVTESYWLQGFWKFNKERPGYEYKVYGSTIDSYMKLPRQLSRKYSHFISSPKDITHILDINYPYFFKQQDLPDTQTVDNEFFRFEVSTVDYGHKQRFIFHYQNHRDRVPADQVRNYYNMLDKARDYLFYTYWITMDNPLPETDPGSLLFRQTLNINGGEQL, from the coding sequence TTGCTTAGGATTTTTTTTAGCGGATTTTGCCTGCTTTTATCCATTTATCTGCCAGCGGACACTATCAACAGACACCCCGTACCCGAATGGGTCGAAACAGTTGAGGTACCAGCCGCTGAACGTCTGCCGGCAGATCAGGAAACCCAGTATCTGCTCGTCGATGAGCAGCGTAATTTTCTGAACAGCCATAAAGGCTATGCAAAGTTTTACCATTATGCTGAAAGACCCCTTAATCAGGATGGCCTGATGAATTCCGGGCGTGTTGAGATTACGTTTTATCCTCAGTATCAGTCTGTCCAACTGCATAAGTTGACAATTTGGCGCAACAATAAAGCGATGGATAAGTTTGCCAGCGCCCGCACTTCGTTGCTGGATGTTGAGGATGGAGCAGACAGCCATCTCTTTTCAGAAGCCAAGCAGTACCTGATTATTCTTGATGACCTGCGTCTTGGTGACACCGTTGAGGTGGCATACACAATTACCGGAAGCAATCCTGTATTTGGCACACATATAAACTATCTGACCAGCATCGGCTGGGGTGTACCGGTGGACAGAATTTACAAACGCACCTTACTTCCAGCCAATCACCGGATTAAAACCAAAATTTTCGGCTATCAGGGTAATCTTCAGTTACATACCGAAACCAAGGGTAATCAACAAACTCTTGTCTGGCAGCAGGATGACGTTCCCATGTATTCCTATGAAGAAGACACGCCATACGATGAGGACCCATATCCAAAACTGGAAGTGACAGATTTTAACGACTGGAAGGATGTCTCCGATTGGGCCGCATCATTATTTTCACTTGATAGTTTCAGCCCTGGTACCGAATGGCGGAACTGGCACCAGAAGCTATCAACACTTGAGAGCGATGAACAGAAAATACTGGCTGCGTTGAAAATGGTTCAGGAACAAATCCGTTATGTCGGCATCGAAGTCGGACAGAACTCGCATAAACCACATTCCCCCAATGAAACTCTTTCTCTAAGTTACGGTGACTGCAAAGACAAAACCCTGTTACTGGTTTCACTGTTGCGCGCCGAGGGTATCGATGCATGGCCAGCATTGGTCAATACCCGGGAAGGTGCCGCATTAAAAGATTATTTGCCTTCAGCAAAACTGTTCGACCATGTCATTACAGCAGTGCAATGGCGAGGTAAGCAATATTTCATAGATCCAACGAAGTCCTATCAGGCTGGCAATACATTGGCGGTACTGGGTTACACCGGTTACGACTATCACTTACCGGTCAAACCAGGTTCTGACCTGGAGGCCATGCCCCGCCTGCAGAGTAAATCTTCGGATATTGTCGTTCAGGAAACCGTAACAACCTTTAAATACAACTTGCCTACGCGCATGAAAGTCACCAGTACTTACACGGGCAATGAAGCTGATTATCAACGTTACCGTTTCAGCAACCAGAGTCATCAGGAAATTGCTCAAACTTACCTCAACTACTATGACCGGGAGTTTGGTGGAGCTTCAATAGCCGAGGAGATCAGCATCAGCGATAATGTTGCGGAAAACATCTTCAGTGTCACTGAGAGTTATTGGTTGCAGGGTTTCTGGAAGTTCAATAAAGAGCGTCCGGGCTATGAATACAAAGTCTATGGTTCAACCATCGACTCCTACATGAAACTTCCACGGCAGCTTTCACGGAAATATTCCCACTTTATTTCCAGCCCCAAAGATATCACTCATATCCTGGATATCAATTACCCCTATTTCTTCAAGCAACAGGATTTGCCGGACACCCAGACAGTGGATAACGAGTTCTTCCGATTTGAAGTGTCCACGGTAGACTATGGACATAAACAACGGTTTATTTTCCATTACCAGAATCATCGTGATCGCGTTCCGGCGGATCAAGTCAGAAACTATTACAACATGCTGGATAAAGCTCGTGATTATCTGTTTTACACCTATTGGATTACCATGGATAACCCTCTCCCCGAAACAGATCCTGGAAGTCTGTTGTTCCGCCAAACCCTGAATATTAACGGAGGAGAGCAACTATGA